The Ignavibacteriales bacterium genome has a window encoding:
- the map gene encoding type I methionyl aminopeptidase, which yields MISLKSLEEIELIRESSRIVADVLKLVGAQIRPGITTLELDQVAEEYIRSMGGEPAFKGYGWDKNNLFPATLCMSIDEEVVHGIPSKRVLKDGDLLSIDVGAKKNGFYGDGAWSFAVGKVSEEKMRLMHVTEESLLKGIEQAVAGNKVHDISNAIQQFVEENGFSVVRDLVGHGVGKKLHEEPSVPNYGEAGTGPVLKDGMTLAIEPMVNAGTWRVKVASDGWTVLTADGKPSAHFEHTVAIKNGKAEILTLS from the coding sequence ATGATTTCTTTGAAATCGCTTGAAGAGATTGAGTTAATTCGTGAGAGCAGCAGAATCGTTGCGGACGTGCTCAAGTTAGTGGGTGCTCAGATTCGGCCTGGTATTACGACATTAGAACTTGATCAAGTTGCGGAAGAGTATATACGCTCAATGGGCGGAGAGCCGGCGTTTAAAGGATACGGGTGGGATAAAAATAATTTATTTCCCGCAACACTCTGTATGTCGATTGACGAAGAAGTTGTGCACGGTATTCCGAGCAAGCGTGTGTTAAAAGATGGGGATTTGTTATCCATCGATGTTGGCGCAAAGAAGAATGGATTTTATGGAGACGGTGCCTGGTCTTTTGCAGTTGGGAAAGTCTCTGAAGAAAAAATGCGGTTGATGCACGTGACAGAAGAATCGCTGCTCAAAGGAATTGAGCAGGCAGTTGCCGGTAACAAGGTGCATGATATTTCGAATGCGATTCAGCAGTTCGTAGAAGAAAATGGGTTTTCGGTCGTTCGAGATTTAGTTGGACATGGCGTTGGAAAGAAGCTTCACGAAGAACCATCCGTTCCAAATTATGGTGAAGCAGGAACGGGACCGGTGTTAAAAGATGGAATGACGCTTGCTATCGAACCAATGGTGAACGCAGGAACTTGGCGGGTAAAAGTAGCATCGGATGGTTGGACAGTCTTAACAGCAGACGGAAAACCGTCGGCACATTTTGAACATACGGTAGCGATTAAAAACGGCAAGGCAGAAATTCTCACCTTGTCCTAA
- the rpmJ gene encoding 50S ribosomal protein L36 has product MKVRSSVKKLCENCKIIRRKGVVRIICKNPKHKQRQG; this is encoded by the coding sequence ATGAAAGTTCGATCATCAGTAAAAAAGTTGTGTGAGAATTGCAAGATCATCCGGCGAAAAGGTGTTGTGCGGATTATCTGCAAGAATCCGAAACACAAACAGCGGCAAGGATAA
- the secY gene encoding preprotein translocase subunit SecY: MSKLTETFSNIFKIQELRERLLFTTLLLVIVRIGSHITVPGVDAVLLADTIKKSSENTLFGLYDLFVGGAFSNAAIFALGIMPYISASIVIQLLGAVVPYFAKLQKEGEEGRKKITQYTRYGTVAISLMQATGVVAKLMSTSTGGMPIVPEAVRGLGFYLSTTIILTTGTMFMMWLGEQITERGIGNGISLIIFIGIVARFPNALLSEYQLVQGGTRNLIVELVILVLMGFIVAGVVLITQGTRRIPVQYAKRVVGRKVYGGVTQYIPLRVNTAGVMPIIFAQSIMFVPQIIFSFFPNSEFMNELSTNWFGYSSWSYSFVYALMIIFFTYFYTAIAFNPKDVADNMKKQGGFIPGIRPGTHTSEFVDNILTKITLPGSIALAIIAILPTLMIKLGVTPGFASFFGGTSLLIVVGVALDTLQQVESHLLMRHYDGFMKSGKLRGRR, encoded by the coding sequence ATGAGTAAGCTGACTGAAACCTTTTCTAATATTTTTAAAATCCAGGAACTTCGTGAGCGGTTGCTCTTTACAACGCTCCTTCTGGTTATCGTACGTATCGGCTCGCACATTACCGTCCCCGGTGTCGATGCTGTTTTGTTAGCAGATACCATTAAGAAATCATCCGAGAATACACTCTTCGGATTGTATGATCTCTTTGTGGGCGGCGCATTCAGCAATGCCGCAATTTTTGCGCTCGGTATTATGCCGTACATCAGCGCATCGATTGTTATTCAGCTGCTCGGTGCGGTGGTCCCTTACTTCGCTAAACTTCAAAAAGAAGGTGAAGAAGGACGTAAAAAAATTACACAGTACACACGTTATGGTACAGTTGCCATTTCATTGATGCAGGCAACGGGTGTCGTTGCAAAGCTGATGAGCACTTCTACTGGTGGAATGCCTATTGTACCGGAAGCTGTCCGCGGATTAGGTTTTTATCTCAGCACAACAATTATTCTTACGACTGGTACAATGTTTATGATGTGGCTGGGTGAACAGATCACTGAACGCGGTATTGGTAATGGAATTTCTCTTATCATCTTTATCGGTATCGTGGCGCGGTTTCCGAATGCCCTTCTCTCTGAATACCAGCTTGTGCAGGGTGGTACTCGCAATTTGATTGTCGAGTTGGTTATCTTGGTCCTCATGGGTTTCATTGTTGCTGGTGTTGTGTTAATTACCCAAGGTACACGGCGTATTCCTGTGCAGTATGCGAAACGAGTTGTCGGAAGAAAAGTCTATGGCGGTGTCACGCAGTACATTCCTTTGCGCGTCAATACCGCTGGTGTCATGCCGATCATTTTTGCTCAGTCAATTATGTTCGTTCCACAAATTATTTTTTCGTTCTTCCCGAACAGCGAGTTCATGAATGAATTGTCAACGAATTGGTTTGGGTATAGTTCTTGGTCATATTCATTTGTGTATGCCCTGATGATTATTTTCTTCACATATTTCTATACTGCTATCGCTTTCAATCCGAAAGATGTGGCAGATAATATGAAGAAACAGGGTGGATTTATTCCTGGTATTCGTCCCGGTACTCATACGTCAGAATTTGTAGATAATATTCTGACAAAGATTACACTACCGGGTTCGATTGCATTGGCAATTATTGCTATCCTTCCAACGTTGATGATCAAATTGGGAGTGACGCCAGGTTTTGCATCGTTCTTCGGTGGAACAAGTTTGCTTATTGTTGTAGGCGTTGCGCTTGACACGCTCCAACAAGTTGAATCGCATCTGTTGATGCGCCACTATGATGGATTTATGAAGAGTGGTAAACTTCGGGGGAGACGATAA
- the rpsK gene encoding 30S ribosomal protein S11, translating to MAKQTAPVTKKKKKVHVDANGKAFIKATFNNTIVTLTDTYGNVIAWSTSGKNGFKGSRKSTPFAAQVAAEAAAKEARDLGLRRVEVFIKGPGGGREAAVRSLQTAGLEVTLIRDITPIPHNGCRPPKRRRV from the coding sequence TTGGCTAAACAAACAGCACCAGTTACAAAGAAAAAAAAGAAAGTGCATGTTGATGCAAACGGAAAAGCATTCATCAAGGCAACTTTCAACAACACAATCGTGACGCTGACAGATACGTATGGCAACGTTATCGCGTGGTCAACATCTGGGAAAAACGGATTTAAGGGATCACGGAAAAGCACTCCATTTGCTGCTCAGGTTGCCGCGGAAGCAGCTGCCAAAGAAGCGCGTGATCTTGGACTTCGCCGTGTTGAAGTGTTTATCAAAGGACCGGGCGGCGGACGAGAAGCAGCCGTACGTTCATTGCAAACCGCAGGATTGGAAGTAACATTGATTCGTGATATTACGCCAATTCCGCACAATGGATGCCGTCCACCAAAACGTAGAAGAGTGTAA
- a CDS encoding DNA-directed RNA polymerase subunit alpha has translation MSTLQMPERVELEQSTYSVTSGRFTLQPLEKGFGVTIGNSMRRVLLSSLPGTAITAIRVEGIHHEFSTIKGMVEDVSDFILNLKQLRIKPINKKAAKVTVHVKGPGELKSGDLQKFSSEIEILNPDYHLASLNKDADFEIELRLGRGKGYVPAEENKSADLPLGTIAIDSIFTPIVNVHYTVEPTRVGGQTDFEKLVLDIETDGSITPEEAVTHAAKILRDHLQLFINFGIEPEAEKAETEQEAEVGRVRKILKMSVDELELSVRSHNCLRSANIKTLADLVRRSESELLKFRNFGRKSLAELSEIVEQHGLIFGMDVDKYLKEGND, from the coding sequence ATGAGTACCCTGCAAATGCCTGAAAGAGTCGAACTGGAACAGTCGACATATTCCGTTACCTCGGGAAGATTCACACTTCAACCGTTGGAAAAAGGATTTGGAGTGACCATTGGAAATTCGATGCGCCGTGTCTTGTTGTCATCGTTACCCGGCACAGCGATTACCGCAATTCGTGTTGAAGGAATTCATCATGAATTTTCTACCATTAAAGGAATGGTCGAAGATGTCTCCGATTTTATTCTGAATCTGAAACAACTTCGGATCAAACCGATTAATAAAAAAGCGGCAAAAGTGACGGTGCATGTGAAAGGCCCGGGCGAATTGAAGAGCGGCGACCTTCAAAAGTTTTCATCTGAAATTGAAATCTTAAATCCGGACTACCATCTTGCTTCGTTGAATAAAGATGCCGACTTCGAGATTGAGTTGCGCCTCGGCCGCGGAAAAGGGTATGTTCCTGCCGAAGAAAATAAGTCGGCAGATCTCCCGTTAGGAACAATCGCTATCGATTCAATCTTTACACCTATCGTGAATGTGCACTACACGGTTGAACCTACTCGCGTCGGCGGGCAGACTGACTTTGAGAAACTTGTTCTTGATATTGAAACCGATGGTTCCATAACGCCAGAAGAGGCGGTCACCCACGCAGCGAAAATATTACGAGATCACTTGCAGCTCTTCATTAATTTTGGCATAGAACCGGAAGCCGAAAAAGCAGAAACAGAACAAGAAGCAGAAGTGGGCAGAGTACGGAAAATTTTGAAAATGTCTGTGGATGAACTGGAACTATCGGTACGTTCGCACAATTGTTTACGTTCAGCGAATATCAAAACACTGGCGGATTTGGTACGGCGCAGTGAATCTGAGTTATTGAAATTCCGTAATTTCGGACGTAAGTCTCTGGCAGAGCTTTCCGAGATAGTTGAACAGCATGGATTAATATTCGGAATGGATGTGGACAAATATTTAAAAGAAGGCAACGACTAA
- the rplO gene encoding 50S ribosomal protein L15 — protein sequence MAKDILSNLTPAKGSRRKTKRIGRGQGSGHGGTATKGHKGAKSRSGHKFKMWFEGGQMPLTRRVPKFGFTPRNRTEIQVVNIETLGILDEKKKLKSGIVTPEVLYKTGTIAKKNVPVKILGDGDLKVKLEVTAHAFSKSALTKIEAAGGKATILTKTTVKS from the coding sequence ATGGCGAAAGATATTCTTAGCAATTTAACGCCGGCAAAGGGTTCGCGAAGAAAAACAAAGCGCATTGGCCGTGGACAGGGTTCGGGGCATGGTGGAACGGCAACCAAGGGGCATAAAGGCGCCAAATCGCGTTCGGGTCACAAGTTTAAAATGTGGTTTGAAGGCGGACAAATGCCGCTGACGCGCCGCGTACCGAAATTCGGTTTTACACCTCGCAATCGTACTGAAATACAAGTGGTGAATATTGAAACGCTTGGAATACTCGATGAAAAGAAGAAGTTGAAGAGCGGTATTGTAACACCCGAGGTTCTCTATAAAACCGGAACAATAGCAAAGAAAAATGTACCTGTGAAAATTCTTGGCGACGGCGATCTGAAAGTTAAGTTAGAAGTGACAGCGCATGCTTTTAGCAAATCGGCGCTGACAAAGATCGAAGCGGCCGGAGGGAAAGCCACGATTCTTACAAAGACGACTGTGAAATCATGA
- the rpsE gene encoding 30S ribosomal protein S5, which yields MAKVKAGELELKERLVNVNRVAKVVKGGRRFSFNAIVVVGDGNGHIGVGLGKANEVQDAIAKGTDDAKKNLVFVPIFKGTIPHSVIGKFGAGKVMLKPASPGTGLIAGGGVRAVLEMAGVKDVLTKQMGSPNSHNVVKATMQALLNLSDAKTIAARRGITIQELFQ from the coding sequence ATGGCAAAAGTCAAAGCAGGCGAACTAGAACTTAAAGAGCGATTGGTAAACGTCAACCGTGTGGCCAAAGTGGTCAAGGGCGGACGTCGCTTTAGCTTTAACGCAATCGTTGTCGTTGGTGATGGCAATGGACATATCGGCGTCGGACTCGGTAAGGCGAATGAAGTGCAAGATGCAATTGCAAAGGGAACAGATGATGCGAAGAAAAATCTCGTATTCGTTCCCATCTTCAAGGGAACCATACCGCATTCTGTCATTGGAAAATTTGGAGCGGGAAAAGTAATGCTGAAACCAGCGTCTCCCGGAACAGGTCTTATCGCAGGCGGCGGTGTACGTGCTGTGCTGGAAATGGCCGGTGTAAAAGACGTGCTCACAAAGCAAATGGGCTCACCCAATTCCCACAACGTTGTGAAAGCAACGATGCAGGCGCTTTTGAATCTTTCAGATGCCAAAACGATTGCTGCGCGCCGCGGGATCACAATTCAGGAACTGTTTCAATAA
- the rpsM gene encoding 30S ribosomal protein S13, with the protein MARIAGVDLPKNKCTEIGLTYIYGIGHSAALEILEKTKIDGAKKVGDLNDEEVAAIRAIIQSDFKVEGALRSENQLNTKRLMDIGCYRGLRHRKGLPVRGQRTRTNSRTRKGKRKTVAGKKKALEKK; encoded by the coding sequence GTGGCTCGTATTGCTGGAGTAGATTTACCGAAGAATAAATGTACCGAAATTGGCCTCACGTATATATACGGTATAGGCCATTCTGCAGCGCTGGAGATCCTTGAAAAGACAAAGATCGATGGCGCCAAGAAGGTTGGCGATTTGAACGATGAGGAAGTAGCTGCAATTCGCGCTATCATTCAATCGGACTTTAAAGTGGAAGGCGCGTTGCGCAGTGAGAATCAGCTCAACACGAAGCGGCTGATGGATATTGGCTGTTATCGCGGTTTGCGCCATCGTAAAGGTTTGCCAGTTCGCGGCCAGAGGACGCGCACTAATTCTCGTACAAGAAAAGGTAAGCGAAAGACAGTTGCCGGCAAGAAAAAAGCACTCGAGAAGAAGTAA
- the rplR gene encoding 50S ribosomal protein L18 produces the protein MIQKNTVERLAKKQARIRKKIKGTSGRPRLVVFRSAKHAYAQIIDDSTGKTLLSVSTLSKDLREDVKQAKTPIERYKLIGVAAAKKALEKNIKEVVFDRSGYLYHGRVKALADGAREGGLKF, from the coding sequence ATGATTCAAAAAAATACTGTGGAACGCCTCGCCAAGAAACAGGCGCGTATCCGCAAGAAAATAAAAGGCACATCGGGACGTCCTCGATTAGTGGTTTTTCGAAGTGCCAAACATGCCTATGCGCAGATCATCGATGACTCAACGGGCAAAACGTTGTTGTCGGTATCGACGTTGTCAAAGGATTTGCGCGAAGATGTTAAACAAGCGAAGACTCCGATTGAGCGCTATAAACTTATTGGAGTGGCAGCTGCAAAAAAAGCGCTTGAGAAGAATATTAAAGAAGTGGTCTTTGATCGCAGCGGCTATCTGTATCATGGCCGCGTCAAAGCACTCGCGGATGGTGCTCGCGAAGGTGGACTGAAATTCTAA
- the infA gene encoding translation initiation factor IF-1, producing MAKQGPIKVDGVITDTLPNATFRVKLDNGVEIFAHISGKMRMHYIKILVGDRVTVEMSPYDLSKGRITYRYK from the coding sequence ATGGCGAAGCAAGGACCTATTAAAGTTGATGGAGTGATAACGGATACGCTGCCGAACGCAACGTTCCGTGTGAAACTTGACAACGGTGTAGAAATCTTCGCTCATATCTCCGGTAAGATGCGGATGCATTACATCAAGATTCTTGTTGGAGATCGTGTGACGGTGGAAATGTCGCCGTATGATTTATCGAAAGGTCGGATTACGTATCGGTATAAATAA
- a CDS encoding TonB-dependent receptor — protein sequence MMKKYAILLLMSFLCSTIVYAQYGKISGKVTDQETKEPLVGANIILEGTVFGSATDIDGGFNILNVPAGTYDIKTSYIGYQTKTMTGVKVVAGLTRSIDIVLSNTSVQVQTVVVVAERPLIEKSATNAVRVQVSEDMEKLPVRGVQGYFTLQPGVVLQNGIAYMRGSRNDEVGFQVEGADVRDVVGNVGRNNVNSNLITTIPEALEEIGIQSGGFGAEFGGASAGIVSQTFKTAGSKLNITLLAETDNFGNYPGKKVLNTFSYGYSDYVLTVGTPILSDNIKLFAALENNFTRDRDGSYWFWTGADFGYLYDNGLSAGSSHRGDSALVSWVDGNVPGRMNNRFSANGTLLFDFKPLQVRLAGAFSSSKNSNNNLIRNMFDLDRVFVGDNSNLLLNAKANYALTKNTIFEATINYTDQRNKGYDPTFGDNLMQYSDSNAAAQHGWTYPTLTQPPLPYNFNGFTFLRPGALVATLYSKDKNQKIEGSADVISIMGTHEFKLGASYQYWTISHYDIDPSTVYPNVVVAPDIARDPAQYAKLLRSLSQVNNYGYDEFGNSLTSGPDGPKHPSFMAAYIQDKIELADLIISAGLRFDAMNLNGWSFGNVNDLGYNGDQYLLDQPSTTGTFTYIEPRIGFSFPASDRTVFHLQYGKYVEAPPLFTTFRSRAAAVYLFQGGHFFTNPLGFNIEPVRTTQYEIGFQQQFSDVSAFDMTAFYKDITGQLQVAYFPQGAGSSVGNYYAYTNGDFQTVMGLEFSLRVRRIQRMQAQVNYTLQDARGTNSFANSSASLLNATGGTVIPSQVVPTDYAQTHRGSVSLDYRWGKNDGGPILEQFGINFLFTFNSGHPYTHATGTGGQQGVDLGSLLNDGDARTRFPLEPINNSTTPWVYQLDLRLDKTFSIGSTSLNIYVYVQNLLNTQNVTNVYYRTGNAYDDGWLSDPVASGKTVSNPTYGQTYEQLYQVINLQNNQNQQRLGGFVNYGAPRQLRVGAKLEL from the coding sequence ATGATGAAAAAATATGCAATATTGCTCTTAATGTCCTTTCTATGTTCAACCATTGTGTATGCTCAGTATGGAAAAATATCGGGAAAAGTAACCGATCAAGAAACCAAAGAGCCGCTGGTTGGTGCAAATATTATTTTGGAAGGAACTGTTTTCGGCAGCGCAACAGATATTGACGGTGGATTTAATATCCTCAATGTTCCTGCCGGAACATACGATATCAAAACTTCCTACATCGGGTATCAGACTAAAACGATGACGGGAGTAAAAGTTGTAGCAGGGTTAACACGAAGTATTGATATTGTTTTGTCCAATACATCTGTTCAAGTTCAAACAGTTGTTGTTGTTGCAGAACGACCCTTGATTGAAAAAAGCGCAACCAACGCGGTACGTGTCCAGGTATCAGAGGATATGGAAAAACTGCCGGTGCGCGGTGTGCAAGGTTATTTTACACTCCAACCTGGAGTTGTTTTACAAAACGGCATTGCTTATATGAGAGGCAGCCGTAACGACGAAGTCGGTTTCCAGGTAGAAGGTGCCGATGTTCGTGATGTTGTAGGAAATGTGGGGCGAAATAACGTCAATAGTAATCTCATAACCACGATCCCGGAAGCTCTAGAAGAAATAGGAATTCAATCCGGCGGGTTTGGTGCTGAATTTGGCGGTGCCAGTGCCGGTATAGTATCTCAAACTTTTAAAACAGCCGGCTCCAAATTAAATATTACGCTCCTTGCAGAAACCGATAATTTTGGAAATTATCCCGGAAAAAAAGTCCTCAATACTTTTTCCTACGGATACTCAGATTACGTTTTGACAGTTGGCACTCCGATCTTAAGCGATAACATCAAATTATTTGCCGCTCTAGAAAATAACTTCACGCGTGATCGTGATGGAAGTTATTGGTTCTGGACAGGCGCAGATTTTGGATATCTCTATGATAACGGATTAAGTGCTGGCAGCAGCCACAGAGGCGATTCTGCACTTGTGAGTTGGGTCGATGGCAATGTGCCGGGCAGAATGAATAATAGGTTTTCTGCAAACGGAACATTATTGTTTGATTTCAAACCGCTCCAGGTTCGTTTGGCAGGGGCATTTTCTTCTTCTAAGAATTCAAACAATAATTTAATCCGGAACATGTTCGATCTCGATCGAGTTTTTGTCGGTGATAATAGCAACTTGCTGTTGAATGCGAAGGCTAATTATGCCCTTACAAAGAACACGATCTTCGAAGCAACCATAAATTATACTGATCAACGCAATAAAGGGTATGATCCTACGTTTGGTGATAATCTCATGCAGTATTCAGATAGTAATGCCGCAGCGCAGCATGGCTGGACATATCCGACATTGACCCAGCCGCCATTACCATATAATTTTAATGGATTCACATTCCTCCGTCCTGGTGCTCTAGTAGCTACCTTATATAGCAAGGACAAAAACCAAAAAATTGAAGGATCTGCAGATGTAATTTCTATCATGGGCACACACGAGTTCAAACTTGGCGCTTCATATCAATATTGGACTATTTCCCACTATGATATTGATCCTTCAACAGTATATCCAAATGTGGTTGTTGCTCCTGATATTGCCAGAGATCCGGCGCAATATGCCAAATTGTTACGATCATTGAGTCAAGTAAACAATTATGGCTATGATGAATTTGGTAATTCATTAACAAGCGGTCCGGATGGTCCTAAACATCCATCTTTTATGGCAGCATATATTCAAGATAAAATCGAATTGGCAGATCTGATTATTAGTGCCGGTTTAAGATTCGATGCTATGAACTTAAATGGCTGGTCATTTGGCAATGTCAATGACCTGGGATATAATGGTGATCAATATCTCCTCGATCAACCAAGCACAACCGGTACCTTTACATATATTGAACCCCGTATCGGATTCTCTTTCCCAGCATCCGATAGGACAGTTTTCCATCTGCAATATGGAAAATATGTCGAGGCACCGCCATTGTTCACAACATTTAGATCACGTGCAGCTGCTGTGTATCTTTTCCAGGGCGGTCATTTCTTTACAAACCCCCTTGGATTTAATATAGAACCAGTTCGAACAACACAATATGAAATTGGATTTCAGCAGCAATTTAGTGATGTCTCGGCATTCGATATGACCGCATTCTATAAGGATATTACCGGCCAGCTGCAAGTAGCATATTTTCCGCAAGGTGCAGGATCGTCTGTCGGTAATTATTATGCATACACTAACGGCGATTTCCAAACGGTTATGGGTTTGGAGTTTAGCCTGCGTGTAAGAAGAATTCAGCGTATGCAGGCTCAAGTTAACTATACATTACAAGATGCCAGAGGTACAAACTCATTTGCCAACAGTTCTGCTTCGTTGTTGAACGCCACTGGCGGTACAGTAATACCAAGCCAGGTCGTTCCAACTGATTATGCCCAGACGCATCGCGGATCTGTTTCGTTAGATTATCGCTGGGGGAAGAATGATGGAGGTCCAATTCTCGAGCAATTTGGTATCAATTTCCTGTTCACATTTAACTCAGGCCATCCCTATACACATGCAACCGGAACAGGCGGACAGCAAGGTGTTGACCTCGGCTCGCTGCTGAACGACGGTGATGCCCGTACACGTTTCCCGCTTGAGCCGATCAATAACTCAACAACACCTTGGGTGTATCAACTTGATTTGCGATTGGATAAAACGTTTTCTATCGGTTCGACAAGCTTGAACATCTATGTGTACGTTCAGAATTTGTTGAATACTCAAAACGTCACCAACGTTTATTATCGCACAGGTAATGCGTATGATGATGGATGGTTGAGTGATCCAGTTGCAAGCGGTAAAACCGTTAGCAATCCGACGTACGGCCAGACATATGAGCAGTTGTATCAAGTAATAAATCTCCAAAATAATCAAAACCAACAACGTCTGGGTGGATTTGTGAACTATGGTGCTCCTCGCCAGTTGCGCGTTGGTGCAAAATTAGAATTATAA
- the yihA gene encoding ribosome biogenesis GTP-binding protein YihA/YsxC: MLKIASAEFLQGVVDLRQLPKNELREIVYIGRSNVGKSSLLNKMCNKKNLARTSTIPGKTREINYYIINNDFYFVDLPGYGYAKVPEQMRAGWKKLIEDFLKRGEPVVLAMQLIDSRQEPTPLDLMMMDWLEYYEVPYLLVLTKADKLPFSKLGKQIETYKERFQSQLTDGCCRGIVPFSIVSGDGRVELLKYIDLNLQTSPKKKKEAV; this comes from the coding sequence ATGCTCAAGATTGCATCAGCAGAATTTTTGCAGGGTGTAGTCGATCTTCGGCAGCTTCCGAAGAACGAATTACGCGAGATCGTATACATTGGACGTTCAAATGTCGGCAAGTCTTCTTTGTTGAACAAGATGTGCAACAAGAAGAACCTTGCGCGCACGAGCACCATCCCGGGAAAGACGCGTGAGATTAACTATTATATCATCAACAACGATTTCTATTTTGTTGATTTACCGGGATATGGTTATGCCAAGGTACCTGAACAGATGCGCGCAGGCTGGAAGAAGTTGATCGAAGATTTTTTGAAGCGTGGCGAACCGGTCGTCTTAGCAATGCAGCTCATCGATTCACGCCAAGAACCGACACCGTTGGACCTGATGATGATGGATTGGTTAGAGTATTATGAAGTTCCTTACCTGCTTGTTCTTACGAAAGCGGATAAGCTGCCGTTTAGTAAATTAGGGAAGCAAATAGAAACATATAAAGAGCGCTTCCAAAGTCAGTTGACTGATGGATGCTGCCGCGGTATTGTACCCTTTTCGATTGTGAGCGGCGATGGACGTGTGGAATTGCTCAAATATATCGATCTCAATTTGCAGACATCCCCGAAAAAGAAGAAGGAAGCAGTGTAG
- the rpsD gene encoding 30S ribosomal protein S4, translating to MARYIDANCKLCRREKQKLFLKGTKCLTEKCPLEKRNYAPGQHGQSRRSRISEYGVQLREKQKVRRMYGILEAQFRNYFHRASQQSGRTGDALVKMLERRIDNVIYRLGFAPSRKAARQLVVHRHFTVNNHIVDVPSYLINPGDVIQVRDHAKKLALIHDAMKRVKDTSMLPWLSIDKATMTGTFLNIPERADIPLNANEQLIVELYSK from the coding sequence ATGGCAAGATACATTGATGCCAACTGCAAACTGTGCCGTCGGGAAAAACAAAAATTGTTCTTAAAAGGAACAAAGTGCTTAACGGAAAAATGTCCGCTTGAAAAACGGAATTATGCACCGGGTCAGCATGGTCAATCTCGTCGATCGCGGATTTCCGAATATGGCGTACAATTGCGAGAGAAGCAAAAAGTTCGCCGGATGTACGGGATTTTGGAAGCGCAATTCCGAAATTATTTCCATCGGGCATCTCAGCAGTCGGGTCGTACTGGCGATGCTTTGGTGAAAATGTTGGAACGCCGTATTGATAATGTTATCTATCGGCTGGGGTTTGCACCGTCGCGCAAAGCGGCACGACAACTGGTTGTCCATCGGCATTTTACGGTGAACAATCATATTGTCGATGTTCCATCATATCTTATTAACCCCGGCGATGTCATTCAAGTACGGGATCATGCCAAGAAGTTGGCCCTTATCCATGATGCTATGAAACGCGTGAAAGATACTTCGATGCTGCCGTGGTTGAGTATTGATAAGGCGACGATGACCGGTACATTTTTGAATATTCCGGAGCGCGCGGATATTCCATTGAATGCAAACGAACAGTTGATTGTTGAGTTGTATTCGAAATAA
- the rpmD gene encoding 50S ribosomal protein L30, with the protein MSEQKKIKITQVKSIVDHLKDAKRTIKALGLGRPNYFVVKNDTPQIRGMINRVRHLVKVEEVQ; encoded by the coding sequence ATGTCGGAACAGAAGAAAATAAAAATCACACAGGTCAAGAGCATCGTTGATCACCTCAAAGATGCCAAGCGTACGATTAAAGCGCTTGGACTTGGCAGGCCGAATTATTTTGTCGTCAAGAACGACACACCGCAAATCCGCGGAATGATTAACAGGGTTCGGCATCTCGTTAAAGTGGAAGAGGTGCAGTAA